The genomic region CTTTATGGCACTCCCTTCAAGACCTCAAAAGTTGCTTAGGTTCAGACTACTAGATTGGACCTGCCGGGACCTATCCGATGATAGCGCGGCACGTCACGGGACCGCGCAGGCTTCGCACAAAACCCGGGGCAATGCCTTGGGGTAATCAGGGCGCGAAGTGACACCGCCTCAACTACAGGCAATTTGAACGCGACAAAAAAAACCAGGGCTCTCAGGAACGCTGGGGTTTTTCTTTGGACGATAGACCGGCCGGCTTTGCCGGGTATCGGCGCCGGTGTTGCAACGCACTAGCGAAGATCTGCGCGGCGCCTAATGCCCTTCAGGCAGGTCGAGGTATGGCATAAAATGCTATCGGGCGCAAAACTGAGATAACCAAACAAAATGGAATTGGAAATGACTGAAAAAAAGGACAAAAAGCCAGGCTATCAGCTCACAAAAAAACAGCATTTCCATATGAAAGCTTTGCTTGAACGGTTCGTAAATAGCTCACAAAAAGTACGTGTAGTACGTAAACCGTTCGGAACGACAAGCTTTCTAGGAGTAAGAAATCAGATCTTTATCGGAAAGAGAAGCTGGTCTCAAGAGACCGAGCAGGCAATAAGCTGGCCGATCGAAACCGCCTTCTTAGCGGAAGTCACACGTGTCGAAGCTGGAGAGGTCATTCAGAGTCACGAGGCCGTATCCCAATATCACCTGCTTTGGACGCTGCGGCACCATTTCGCGAAAAACCCCAATGAGGACAGAGTGCTGTATCCGGGGATGGATTGCCATATGAGCGAAGAGCTTGAAGAGTGGGGAGATGCTAATTACAAGGTGCCAATAAGAAATGGCGGGATAATTCCGGGACGGTTCGCCACAACGCTGGATATCAAAGAGTTGCTCGCATCTCCTGAGAATGTGGCCCTATATGAGGGTGTTTTTTGGCGTGTTATCAAATCTGAAACTGATCGATTCATCTCTCCGGACCAGTACCGTCACAAGCTTTTGATCGTTATCAATCCGTATACCGTGCTTCAGGGCGGCTACCAGGAAGAGCCTCCCTACATAGCTTCACCGGAAGAAGTTCGCATGTACAACGAAGTCGCTGAAAAGGAAGCCGTGAGCTTTACCTTTGGATAATCCGGCACTATTTTGGCCTCGCATAATAGACGTTATGGGTAAATCCTCGCCGGGGCTTCGCGATTTTCCCGCCGTCGGATTCTGCCCTCTCGGGCGACAAGTACCATAACGTCAACCCCATTATGCGCAATCATATGATTCATTATCAGGGGCAGTGCCAACCAGATTTCAACCAGCGCACCACGCTCCTCATCGGCCAAACCCAACCCATCTCGATTTGGCCGATGACCCTGAATCACACCTGAGCGAAACCACCATCCACAAACATCTCGCTGCCTGTCATGAAGCTGCTTTCATCCGACGCCAGGAACAATGCCGCATTCGCCACTTCATCTGGCAAACCCATACGACCCAACGGCACGCGCGTCACCATCGAGTCGACAATCGCATCCTTCTGGCCGGTTCCCGAAAGCGCTCGGTCCAAACCAGGCGTCGTCGTTGGCCCAGGTGAAAGCACGTTGACCCGAATACCCGTGCCTTGCAGATCCAACGTCCAGCTTCTGGCAAAGTTTCGCAGTGCACCTTTCGAGGCGCTGTACACGCTGAACGCTGCGGTGCCCATCGAAGCGGTCGTCGAACCTGTCAGCACAATCGAGCCGCCGGCGCTCATCAATGGCAACGCGTTTTGAACGGTAAACAGCGTGCCTTTCACGTTCACGCCAAATGTGCGATCAAATGATTCCTCGGTGATCGATCCGATGGGTTCCAGATCCCCCAAGCCTGCATTGGCAAACAACACATCAATGTGGCCTTTGTCTGTTTTGATCTGCGCGAATACCCGCTCCAGATCCTGCAGATTTGAAATGTCGCCCTGGATTGCAACGGCGTCATGCCCGATCAGGACCAACGCTTTGTCCAGTTCCTCTTGGCGACGTCCGACGATAACGACCTGTGCGCCTTCGGCCGCAAAACGTATGGCACTGGCCAAGCCAATCCCGCTGTTGCCACCGGTGACGACTGCGATTTTTCCGTTGAGTCTGTTCATGAGTGTTTCCCATAAATGTTGAGGCTCAAGCGTAGATCCGCGCTATTGTTTTGAATAGTATGCACCTTTTGGTAAGTACTCAGCCTGAGGGCACAAACATGTCGAATAGCACCTTTAATTGCGGGCTCGACGCCGCCCTGGCGGTGATTGGCGGGAAATGGAAACCGTTGGTCCTGTTCCACCTGGCCCATGAAGTTCACCGTTATGGCGAACTGCGGCGTGCAGTTGGCGGCGTGACGGATAAGGTGCTGATCCAGCAGTTGAAAGAGCTGGAACGCGATGAAATCATCGATCGCATCGACTTCAAGGAAATCCCGCCGAAGGTCGAATACTCCCTGACCCCATTCGGGCGTTCGCTGGCCAAGGCCTTGGGGCCTCTTTGCCAATGGGGCACCGAGCATATGTTGGCGGTTGAACGCATCAGCGAACGCCGAACAGGCGCCCTCGCCCAGCCTTGAACTCACAAAATGTTTAACTCGACTAAATGGATATTTAGTTGAGTTAAATCAATAGGTTACGCGCTTATGTGCTGATCAAGGGTCATCCGCGACACCCAGCCCCTCATAACTATGTAGTGAGTCTGTAAACACCGGCTTGTATGCACCGAGGGTGATCACTAAGCTGGCCGCTCTTTTTTACCGCCGTCCGGAATCACCATGTCTCGAAGTATCGCCCACCTCGCCCTGCTGCTGGGCTTGATCACCGCCGTCGGCCCGTTTGCCATCGACATCTACCTGCCGGCTTTGCCAACGCTGGGCGCCAGCCTGCAAGCCTCTCCCGCTGCGGTGCAGATGAGCCTGACGGTGTTCTTCATGATCATCGGTGTGTGCCAGCTGTTCTACGGCCCGATCAGCGATGTGTTCGGGCGCAAACCGCCGATCTATGCCGGCCTGGTGATTTTTATCGTGGGCAGCATTGGCTGCGCCCTCGCCCCCTCCATCGAAGCGCTGATCGGCTTCCGGGCGTTGCAGGCCTTTGGCGCCTGCGCCGGGATGGTGATTCCCCGGGCAATTGTCCGTGACTTGTACACCGGCCATGAAGCTGCACGTTTGATGGCGTTGTTGATGCTGGTGGTGAGTATTTCACCGATCCTCGCGCCATTGGCCGGCAGCCTGATCATCGCGGTGTGGAGCTGGCGCGAAGTGTTTCTGGTGCTGGGTGTGGCCGCAGTGTTGTGCCTGATCATGACCGCCGTGCAGTTGCCGGAAACCCACCCCGCCGAACGCCGCCTGGGCAAGACCCTGGGCAATGCGT from Pseudomonas yamanorum harbors:
- a CDS encoding winged helix-turn-helix transcriptional regulator, which gives rise to MSNSTFNCGLDAALAVIGGKWKPLVLFHLAHEVHRYGELRRAVGGVTDKVLIQQLKELERDEIIDRIDFKEIPPKVEYSLTPFGRSLAKALGPLCQWGTEHMLAVERISERRTGALAQP
- a CDS encoding SDR family NAD(P)-dependent oxidoreductase; the encoded protein is MNRLNGKIAVVTGGNSGIGLASAIRFAAEGAQVVIVGRRQEELDKALVLIGHDAVAIQGDISNLQDLERVFAQIKTDKGHIDVLFANAGLGDLEPIGSITEESFDRTFGVNVKGTLFTVQNALPLMSAGGSIVLTGSTTASMGTAAFSVYSASKGALRNFARSWTLDLQGTGIRVNVLSPGPTTTPGLDRALSGTGQKDAIVDSMVTRVPLGRMGLPDEVANAALFLASDESSFMTGSEMFVDGGFAQV